TTGTTAAAAGCAAATTAACAATTTAGTATTCCCAGAATTCTAAATGGTTGATCTCGCATGAAGAACCAAAGGAGAAATATAAAATGACGACTGCATAAACAATGAGGACGGTGAGATAGATACAGAAACAGATCAAGTCCACTTTGTTGGCAAAGCGATGGCGTCTTGCTTTTTTCTGGTCTTGTGCAGCCATTTTGTTGAGAAATTTCACCACCTTTTGGAGGGCTGTATTCTTCTTCTTTTCCTCAGAGGCTTTCAGTTTGATGACAGTAATATCAGATTTGGATACTAGACAAagtaagagagagggaaaaaattaTATATAAGTTATTATAAAATaagtggttcgagccctgaatactgattggctgacagccgtggtatatcagaccgtataccacgtgtATGACAAACCATACATTTTTACTGCACTAATTTAGTTGGGAACCAGTTTTATAATAGCAAAAAGGCctctctggggtttgtggtatatgtccaatataccacgggtaAGGGCTGTATCAAGGCACTCTGCGTATATTGGCCATACAGTATACCACATCCCCTCAGGCCTTATTAATTAAATATAACACTATTAAATAAGAGATAAAAAATGAAGACATTTTTGTCAAAACTATTTGTAACCGTATTCGTTTTATCACAGTTGATTGTTGTAATCGGATTTACTCGAGATCGGAAAACCCAGAAGTGTGCTTTAAATGCAGGTAAAGAACATACCTCATTCACAAATTACTGCGCCGTCACTCAGAGCACATCTCACAACGCATCTGTATGTTCCTTCACTCATTCACACATTGATCAAAGCTAAGAAACGATCCCGACAGCTAACAATGCACAGGATTTAGTGAGGAATTTAAGATGAATAATATTAAACTCGTATCTGTTGATGACTTGTTAAACTGCCAGTATCAAATGTCTgccagtgttgaatgttatggTTAAAGTTTGGTTCCATTCTGGGCCGGAAACACTGATAATGTATCTGTGACCCTGTGTGATTCTATAGCAGCTGATGTTGTCTGTACGGCGCCAATAGCCAGGGTTGCTGTGCCTGGTTTAGAGTTCCTACATTATTTAGTGACATTGTTGACAGAACACTTGTTCCTGAAAGTGGTTAAAAGGTTCTTCTCTAGGTAGGTGTATAACACAGGAGGCAGCTGACTGGAggactcataataatggccggaacagagctaatggaatggaaaccatgtgtttgatgtatttgataccattccactcattccactccagcccttaccatgagcctgtcctcaccaattaaggtgccaccaacctcccgtGTACAACTACAACAAGTTAGGAAGTATCGATAAGCACGTGAACACGGCATATGTGTGACAGGTGCCGGGGAATGACAGTcaggaagtgagagagggagagatgcgcTTGTTCTAATCCAATCGTGACAGCAGCCTTAACCTATACCCTGCCCGTTTCTTTACAGGCGATTTAGTTAGGCTATTTACAACGCTTCACACTACTTGTGACACAGATGCGTGCTGGCAGCTGAACATGTTCTGATCACAGGTAACTACAAAAAAGACTTGTATCATTATTGAATTTGGAAGGTTCAGCATTAAAATACAACTTGACTAGTTTATGATGATGAAAGTATTTATGGGGTCCCCAGTAAAACTGGTTGCAGTAACGTCATTATGACTTCATGGTCAGGTTATAAATGGTTGTATAAGGACGTTTTGTTAATGTCTTTGGAAACCATGAAAATATATCTTGCTCTGTGGATAACTGAGATGACAGAATAATGAAAATGTTTACCCTCTTCATTGTCTGTGTCTTTAAGCAGTGAGTCTTTGGACTTGGAGAGGCTGCAGGGCCAGAGAGTGCCACACTTAGCCAGGCGTGTGAGCACCATAGACTGCAACGTGCTCAACACCAGGATGACCAAACAGAAACAGAAGTGCTTTCCTATGGagaacaacgagagagagagatgtgtgagtgTTATATGGATGCACtctatacacacaaacacacattgtcATGTTGTGGTGGATTTTATATTGTACatttgtaataatagagtaaGGTCTTGTATGATGTAATGTTTTATTGATGATCTAGGCTGTTGTGTTTTGTTGCGATGTAACAGTTTAACCCTGTTTAAACAGGACACTCACGGATGATGGGGCTGCACTGGCCTCCTCCAGGCAGTAGGTCATTGAGGATGATGAGGAACATGATGAAGCTGAGAACCAGTGTAACCTTGAATGAGATACGCTCGCCCCCTCCCAGTGGCAGGGAGAAGCTCACCACATCTGCCACAATGATCAGTATACTGGGCAGGACCAGGGACAGAAATGGGTTTTCAGACCGCATTTTCAGCGACACCTGTGAAGACAGATGGGTAGGCCAGACTGAAAGCGTTTTTGCATCTAAACGTTAGTTTGACATTGAAAGGGAAGAGCATTACACTTCAAAATCAAACTGTCAGGTGTTTTCAGAACTCTAATGTCAATGAGTCCACATCCTTCACCATCGGTTGTGTACATCTAGCTAATGTTGATTCAAGCGTATTGTCTTTTTTGAGTGTAATTGTTGCTTAAGCTCTGCCCTTAAAAACAGGAAGAGTAGAGTATCTTTACATGTCCCACATAAACTACTGAAATCACCAGGAACTCACTAACCCATAGATAGAGATACTTTACTCTACATATCACATAAACTACTGAAATCACCAGGAACACTCACTAACCCATAAACTCACACTAACTACATAAACTCACTAACCCATAGATAAAGATACTCTACATGTCACATAAACTACTGAAATCACCAGGAACACTCACTAACCCATAGATAGTTGCGATCATCTCTGCCTCCTTTAGCATTGAGTTCCACCTCCTCGGTTAGCCAGTCCCCACGGTTGGCACTAGTTTTGCTCACTTTCCCAAAGTTCAGGAACATGCCACATCCTGGAAAAGCAGATATTTGATACTAGTTCAGTCATTCATAGCttataacaaaaaaaaatgtgtttctatCTATAGGCATTGTGGGTGTAATGTATTTGGTTCCTGTTCATTCCATGATTTTTGGCTCTTGGTTCGGTTTTATCTGGGTTCTCAGGAGAGGGTGGGAAAAACTAAATGGATGGAAAAACCatcacataaaaataaaaaaaatttaaatgaGAAATGATTTTGAGTAAAGTAGTCAACGTTTTAAACCCTACTACAGTGGTAGTAGCCTAACTAATATTTCTGAGGGAGCCAGTTTGGTGTAACAACATCACTGATAGGATCCATTCTTACAGTGGCTCTGGTATCAGGTTCTAAGGTCATCAATATAAAAGCAATGTTTCTCAAGTTCATACTAGCTGTCAATCATGGCCTTAAGAAGCTGTTTGATTCATTCTGGCAGGCATTCATTTGGAAGGTAACTTGCAGTAAATATTGTcgatcattattattataatttacaAACAATGGTGTAATGGTATTTTTTTCCTTCCTGAAACCGAGAAAAAACAGTCAAAAATCCAAGGACTGATCCAATCCAACATTTTTGTGGACCATTATATTCACTGTGTCAAACTCACTAATGAGCACCAAAATAATATTCACTGTGTCCAGCCCACTAATGAGCACCAAAATAATATTCACTGTGCCCAGCCCACTAATGAGCACCAAAATAATATTCACTGTGCCCAGCCCACTAATGAGCACCAAAATAATATTCACTGTGCCCAGCCCACTAATGAGCACCAAAATAATATTCACTGTGCCCAGCCCACTAATGAGCACCAAAATAATATTCACTGTGTCCAGCCCACTAATGAGCACCAAAATAATATTCAGTGTCCAGCCCACTAATGAGCACCAAAATAATATTCACTGTGTCCAGCCCACTAATGAGCACCAAAATAATATTCACTGTGTCCAGCCCACTAATGAGCACCAAAATAATATTCACTGTGTCCAGCCCACTAATGAGCACCAAAATAATATTCAGTGTCCAGCACACTAATGAGCACCAAAATAATATTCACTGTGTCCAGCCCACTAATGAGCACCAAAATAATATTCACTGTGTCCAGCCCACTGATTttaccacttttttttttaccactatAGCCTCATCCCTGGTTAAGAAGTTACCCacctgctctggacactatggccAGTCTTTCATTAACACCTTTTACCATACCAAAGGTATCACAAATGATTTGTTAGAGCTGTGCATGGTAACAGAGGACAATGTTTCCAATCTACACTGCTTAAGGAGCACAAACAAAGCAACTGGGCTGGATAACCTTCCTGCAAGATTCATAAAGGATAGTGCTTGTGTCACTGCTAAAATGATAACGCATATTGTAAACCTTTATATTAGTAGTGGTACATTTCCCAAGGATCTCTGGAGCACAAACTTCTTTATGAACTCCAATCTGGCTTTAGAACGGCTCATTCCACTGATACTTGACTTATCCACCTATCTGACCAACAGAACACAAGTATGTAATGGTGATGTTTGTAATGGTGATGTTTTGTCAGAGGCCAAAGAAATATCCTGTGGAGTACTGCAGGGATCCATTTTAGGGCCTCTCTTATATACGTTAATGATATGCCAGATACAGTAGTACAAACTCTTGCTTTATGCTGATGATTCAGCCATACTGGTATCAgcttcttttctctgtatatatcaataatgttgctcttgctgcgggcgattccctgatccacctctacgcagacgacaccattctgtatacttctggcccttccttggacactgctatctaacctccaaacgagcttcaatgccatacaacactccttccgtggcttccaactgctcttaaacgctagtaaaaccaaatgcatgcttttcaaccgttcgctgcctgcacccgcacgcctgaccaccatcaccaccctggatggttccgaccttgaatatgtggacatctataagtacctagatgtctggctagactgtaaactctccttccagactcatatcaaacatctccaattgaaaatcaaatcaagagtcggctttctattccgcaacaaagcctccttcactcacgccgccaaacttaccctagtaaaactgactatcctaccgatcctcgacttcggcgatgtcatctacaaaatagcttccaatactctactcagcaaactggattcagtttatcacagtgccatccgttttgttactaaagcaccttataccacccaccactgagacctgtatgctctagtcggccctcgctacatattcgtcgccagacccactggctccaggtcatctacaagtccatgctaggtaaagctccgccttatctcagttcacccgtcacgatggcaacacccaccagtagcacgcgctccagcaggtgtatctcactgatcatccctaaagccaacaccccatttggccgcctttccttccagttctctgctgcctgtgactggaacgaattgcaaaaatctctgaagttggagacttttatctccctcaccaacttcaaacatctgctatcttaGCAGCTAACCGATCCCTGCAGcagtacatagtccatcggtaaatagcccacccaatttacctacctcatccccatactgtttttatttttttctgctcttttgcacaccagtatctcacctatctctacctgcacatgaccatctgatcatttatcactccagtgttaatctgcaaaattataattattcgcctacctctcctcatgccttttgcacacaatgtatatagactccttttttctactgtgttattgacttgtttattgtttactccatgtgtaactctgtgttgttgtctgttcacactgctatgctttatcttggccaggtcgcagttgtaaatgagaacttgttctcaactagcctacctggttaaataaaggtgaaataaataaataaaaatcagggAAGGATACAGTTTACATAAAGACCCTGAGTAAGGAATTGCATTTTGTTCGAGATTGGTTGTCTTGTTTGAGATTCAACCTCCTTGCCTGCACAGTTTACCGTTATCTTGTCAGCCCTAAGCAATCTACGTTTTGTTCCAAACAAAATcgattcagtttttcacaaatgtAATGACAATTTGTTGTCGGAGACCTGATTGCTGCTAAAATTCTTTCTAAAATGGCAAACAAATTGAATTTTTTATATCGTAACACTAGATATTTTAACATTAAAGTTAATAAACTGCTTCACTCAACCTTGATTCAGTGTCATTTTGATTATGCCTGCTCTGCTTGGTATAGTGTGCTTTCAAAAAAGCTGAAAAAGAGAATGCAGGTCATGCAAAATAATGTTATCAGGTATATGCTGAATGTCCCGGGGGAGAGACCCACATAGGGGTACAGGAGTTCTGGGAGGTGGGCTTGTTGCCTTTGGAGTCCAGAGTGGACCAACTTAAACTTAATCATATGTTTGACATCTTAAATAATCGCGCTCCAGGTTATATGAAAAACCACATTGAAATGGTCTATAACCAACACAGTCACAATACCAGAGCTAGTGTTATGTCTTGTCAAATCCCAAGAGCAAACAGTACTGCGATGAGCACGTTTTTCCATACAGACATTTGTCTATGGAATAGCCTTCTCTTGGAGATCAAGCAAAGAAAAAGTAAAAATAGGTTTAAAAAGCAAAATGTTTCATTTGGACAAGGTTGTCTAAGTAAGAGAAACTACCCCACTGCCCCTTGTGCCCCCTACTGCTGGTCAGGTGGATTTATTTGAAGGATCGGTATGATGTTCAATTCATAGATTGTTTTAATGTGAAATGAATATGGttgatttttaaggttagggagaAGGGCAGTGAATAGTGCCACTTTTTTAGGATGTCAATATAAATGAAAGTATTTATGGTGGTTTATAATTTTGTCTGGTCTTTTAATCATTAtgtgtgttattgtttttatCATTGAGGACCACTCTGGAAACGTTTTAATGAATACTTTCAAGTGATATCCTCTGGGTCCACATTGTACATTTAGTTGTATATGTCTGTTTCCCAAAATAAATTCTAataaaaatgaatttaaaaaaccACCAAAAATAATATTTACTGTGTCCAGACCAAAAATAAAACTAGACATGCATTATTGCATTATATACTGAATTGCAGTAGGCTACAcagattttaaaatgttttagtaACATCTTGTTTTTATTAAGATCTTTGGTAAGTAAGTAAGTGTGCAAGAGCGGTTTAGCAGACAGAATGAGGATTGAAGTGATGCACTTACCACTAAATACCCATACATTGATTCCGATGGCACAGAAATCTGAAGCGAAGGGGTAGTTGTACAGATTGACCTCACAGCCCACCACAGTGTTCATGATGACCATGTGCTCTATAGTCCCGTTGCTGTGCACCAGTAAATCCTTGTTGCCGTGCTTCATCGTTGTTTGCACTCTTTAGACATGAGAGGTTGAGGACAGACTGAGGATTGATGTACTAAAACTGTCACACCTAAACATTTGGCCACTCTAAACAGACAACTGAAGATAGATCTAGTGAACATGTAAACGTCGGTTTGGCGTCTCTAGCTTGAACAGTTCAAGCGTTATTGTTGGTGAGTTTTATTTCATGCTAAGTTATGCAATGCTTATAGTTGATCAACATTTTGAATAGCTTACTGTGTATTCCTATGGTTCTCATTCAAACACATGTTCATTTAAATGGTTATAGTTCAGAAAGTATAGATAGTATAACAAGTCTGTATAAAAACAATCTAAGTTGTCTCAGTTTGAACATGTAAACACTGGTTGGTGTCGATAGCTTGACTGGTGTCAGAGCATATTTAAAATTCTTTCCATTCAACCCTATGGAGCTTTTATGATCATTTAAAATACTTTCCATTCAACCCTATGGAGCTTTTATGACCATTTTAAAATGGTTATAGTTCAAAAAGTCTAAATGTTATAACAATTCTGAATGCAAGCACTCAGTCTGGACATTTGGAAGTTGATTTCGTGTTAGTAACTTAAATCGTTTAAACTCTAGAGTAGGCGGAATAAATATAATAACCATGATACTAATAAGACTGAGATAAATATAGAAGTGTGCTTTTCCATCACCAAGCCACCTAAAATGAATGAAACATAACATAAGTTATTGTATTCTGTTGTAAGTGGACTCACCCATTAGTCACGTGGAGTTCAGGAGTCCAGATTTTGCTGACAGGCAGGACCACCATATCATGATGATAGACTGATGTGTCCCATGATAAATCAGGGTCTTCCCAAGACtagttttaaatcaaatcaaatgttatttgtcacatgctctgaatacaaccggtttagaccttaccgtgaaatgcttacttacgagccctttaccaacaatgcagttcaagagttAAGaatatatttactaaataaactaaagaaagaaaaaaataataacacaataaaataacaataacgaggctatatacagggtgtaccggtaccgagtcaatgtgtgggggtacaggttagtccaggtcatttatagatgtaggtaggggtaaagtttgacatgcatagattataaacagtgagtagcaacagtgtaaaaacaaaaggaagggtgtcaatgtaaatagtccggctggccatttgattcattgttcagcagtcttatggcttgggggaagaatCATAGTCATGAGAAGTATTACAAAATGTCACATTTCATTGAATGTCTCCCTTGATGTTTGATGTGTACTTACCAGTATGACCTGCAGACGACTCTCGAAGCGGAGGTTTTTTGTATCCTTAAAAGGAAGAGAATAATTCCTCATCACATAATGATATATATGTCAATATGTTATCTCTGAAACTCATCACATTGTACAAAACTCAATTAAAAGGAACAGAAAGTGACTTACGACAGACAGAGTTTCATACACTATTAACGGCACACTGATATTTGAGATGCATGATGGAGACTGTGGCTGACTCAGAGCTTCTTTCGCAATCAGCATGCTGGCCAGACATCGACGTGTTGTACAGGAGGGTGTCGTTGCACTGGATGAAGTGGCTGTGTTGGATGGTTGGTTTGTACTGGCTGTGTTGGATGTATTGGGTGCTTGGCCTGCATTGGCTGTATTGGATGCATTGCCTGGAGTCGTTTCACTAgctaaaatggctgcattggatgGAGGGTCTGCTGCAGACACTGTGGAACCAGAGACAGGTATTTAATTTCAGAATAGTACATtggatttacagtgccttgcgaaagtatttggcccccttgaactttgcgaccttttgccacatttcaggcttcaaacataaagatataaaactgtatttttttgtgcagattcaacaacaactgggacacaatcatgaagtggaacgacatttattggatatttcaaacttttttaacaaatcaaaaactgaaaaattgggcgtgcaaaattattcagcccctttactttcagtgcagcaaactctctccagaagttcagtgaggatctctgaatgatccaatgttgacctaaatgactaatgatgataaatacaatccacctgtgtgtaatcaagtctccgtataaatgcacctgcactgtgatagtctcagaggtccgttaaaatctgcacaaaaaatacagttttatatctttgcgagttcattagaacgtgcgttgaagatgtagttcccatagcaacgattaaaacattccctaaccagaaaccgtggattgatggcagcattcgtgtgaacctgaaagcgcgaaccactgcttttaatcagggcaaggtgtctggtaacatgaccgaatacaaacagtgcagctattccctccgcaaggctatcaaacaagctaagcgccagtacagagacaaagtagaatctcaattcaacggctcagacacaagaggcatgtggctgggtctacagtcaatcacggactacaggaagaaatccagcccagtcacggaccaggatgtcttgctcccaggcagactaaataacttttttgcccgctttgaggacaatactgtgccactgactgcaacgaaaacatgcggtctctccttcactgcagccgaggtgagtaagacatttaaacgtgttaaccctcgcaaggctgcaggcccagacggcatccccagccgcgccctcagagcatgcgcagaccagctggccggtgtgtttacggacatattcaatcaatccctataccagtctgctgttcccacatgcttcaagagggccaccattgttcctgttcccaagaaagctaaggtaactgagctaaacgactaccgccccgtagcactcacatccgtcatcatgaagtgctttgagagactagtcaaggaccatatcacctccaccctacctgacaccctagacccacgccaatttgcttaccgcccaaataggtccacagacgatgcaatctcaaccacactgcacactgccctaacccatctggacaagaggaatacctatgtgagaatgctgttcatcgactacagctcggcattcaacaccatagtaccctccaagcttgtcatcaagctcgagaccctgggtctcgaccccgccctgtgcaactgggtactggacttcctgacgggccgcccccaggtggtgagggtaggcaacaacatctccactcctctgatcctcaacactggggccccacaagggtgcgttctgagccctctcctgtactccctgtttacccacgactgcgtggccacgcacgcctccaactcaatcatcaagtttgcggacgacacaacagtggtaggcttgattaccaacaacgacgagacggcctacagggaggaggtgagggccctcggagtgtggtgtcaggaaaataacctcacactcaacgtcaacaaaactaaggagatgattgtggacttcaggaaacagcagagggaacacccccctatccacatcgatggaacagtagtggagagggtagcaagttttaagttccttggcatacacatcacagacaaact
This sequence is a window from Oncorhynchus kisutch isolate 150728-3 unplaced genomic scaffold, Okis_V2 scaffold1220, whole genome shotgun sequence. Protein-coding genes within it:
- the LOC109877444 gene encoding 5-hydroxytryptamine receptor 3B-like — translated: MRSENPFLSLVLPSILIIVADVVSFSLPLGGGERISFKVTLVLSFIMFLIILNDLLPGGGQCSPIIRKHFCFCLVILVLSTLQSMVLTRLAKCGTLWPCSLSKSKDSLLKDTDNEEVSKSDITVIKLKASEEKKKNTALQKVVKFLNKMAAQDQKKARRHRFANKVDLICFCIYLTVLIVYAVVILYFSFGSSCEINHLEFWEY
- the LOC116365350 gene encoding proton-gated ion channel subunit pbo-5-like produces the protein MRPMDHSVLKCCLFSLLLLTVSAADPPSNAAILASETTPGNASNTANAGQAPNTSNTASTNQPSNTATSSSATTPSCTTRRCLASMLIAKEALSQPQSPSCISNISVPLIVYETLSVDTKNLRFESRLQVILSWEDPDLSWDTSVYHHDMVVLPVSKIWTPELHVTNGVQTTMKHGNKDLLVHSNGTIEHMVIMNTVVGCEVNLYNYPFASDFCAIGINVWVFSGCGMFLNFGKVSKTSANRGDWLTEEVELNAKGGRDDRNYLWVSECSW